The segment gttctgttctagttctgttctagttctgttctagttctgttctagttctgttctagttctgttctagttctgttctagttctgttctagttctgttctagttctgttctagttctgttctagttctgttctagttctgttctagtgctgttctagttctgttctagctctgttctagttctgttctagttctgttctagttattttctagttctgttgtagttctgttgtagttctgttctagttctagttctattctagttcagttttagttcaacaTGAGTCCGAGtctaaacatttaattaaaaataatattttttaggtatgcattttcaaacaaacaatttatttaataaatctaaaaattaacGACGACGGCATCTACGTTCACAGGTTGCTCGCTGGCACCATAGATTGGTATTTCCACCGCAACCCAAGTAACGCATTTGTCGACATTGTCTGGCACGTCCATCGTAATACCACATGAGACGAGGGTTACAACCACGACCACCGCGACCCACATTACGAGGACCAATGCAGGAAGGAGGCCCTAAAATAAGatacatatttgaaaataatgttatgggttataattattattagaaaatattacttACGTAGAGTGGCGATACATCTTTGTGCCGAGGAATAGGATACTAAAGCCGCtaacaataaagtaaaaatattcagcAATTTCATTTTGTTGATTAGTAAATAATTGTCTAAGTAATTTATCAATTTATGTgctgtatttatttaaaatgaaaaatttcgaattttaaatttaaatttaaataccaaTAAACACCTGAATCTGAAATGAggtcaatattttagttaagtCGAATTAAGGCCAACATCTGAacaagtgttttatttaatataaaatttagttctaGGTGACTACGCAATATTTTCGTAGTTATATTTTgaagttttatagaaatatttcgatTAAAAGTCATATTGAAAAGACGTCAGTTAAGACAAAATTTAAGACCATTTATTTATTGTCTTTTTTGGGATATATCTAATAGCCATACACAAGTATGTATGTCTATTATGAATCATATCATATTGTTAAAGATTCTTTTTTGTCGTCCTGATTATTCCGTCAAATTAAgggagtttttgtttttatttttttcatcctCCGTCTACAGACGTCGATTATAATCACATAACGAGATGACAAAAATGACAACAAGAAGAACCTTTTGCGCCGCACATCATTAtgataaaactgttttttttttgtctctttattcgacaaacaaacatttactaAACTATAAGAACTTAACTTTTGTTAGATTTGAAcctcaaaaataaaatgtgtaaatgaatgaatgaatttcgAACAAAAtggaaaactaaaacaaacttaATGAAGCCAAATATTCGATAATAAGAATGAATGTTTTAGCTGTCATTGTCACTGATGATTCAGTGCGTATAGATAACGCCCCTTCATTAAGTGCCAACATGAAAAAGTTCTTAAACCCCAGAAAAGtgccaaaataaaacaaagacttGTGGCAAACGaagaaaacttttgtatgtGTGATTTAAAAATTTCGGGAGGCGAGAGAAAAAAACGCACTAAATATAAACAATCAGAGCGATAAAATGGAAAAGTGTTAATAATATACAGTTTCTTAGGTAGTGTATTAAACtcctttcttttaaatttacaacttttgCTAATCAGTTTTCTGAAaccctttttttaattcattattttctgGGAAAATGAACTAAGAggagttattttaaatttaagtgaatttttagtAGGGGAGTAGACTactattgtttaaaaaaggttgtaaattttataaaactaattgaTGATATTTCATTTTATCATTATGATAACTGTATCATTCGTAAGGTTTCAGTCTGCgtttaataaatcttaaaaagaaAGGTGATAAAGTTAAAATTAGAAAACCATTTTAAATCTATTTCCGTTAAGAATTTGTATAAATAGTCAAAAGCAATCTGTTAATCTCTTATTTACACAtcatttgtgaaaaataatcCACATACTGGCTGGTGTAGGGTTggtcatgtccgactatacattcatacttgtttttataatagaGTCAAGTCAACTTAATGTAGAAACTGTTGTATGCCATCTGAATGGCCATACTGCCAGCTTTAAGATATGGTCTTCTTGCTTCTTTGAGATATATTTAGCTAAAGCTTAAAAACTTATGGTTTTCGTTATAATTATACACTATACACTACTATAGTGCGGAAAGTGTTATGCTTTGTATATATTGttaattacaaacaaaactaCTGGAACCACACCTACCCGAAGATGTTCCAATGGACTCAAACTTACTTTCTAATTCGATTTAAcgatgtctgtccatccgtctgtctacTTCAGCTTTCCCTTTCCCCaagttatttcaaaaaatatacttttttaatttcataaatctcCTTGTAATCCAAGACAACAGCCATTACGTCAACCAATCTCAAATTTccctaaaatttaaattttatacataaaacttaaaattatttctaaagtacaaaaaaaaatcactttattgAACTGTTTAACTTTCCTAAAGAACAAATACTTTAATGATTGACTGACAagatgaaaataaacaatttttcccacatcattattataatttttcaatcaaaAGACATACACTACAGATTTATTCTATTAACGGGGGTTCTCTAAAACGGAGATACGGAAACAATCTAAAGGAACAGAGCAGAAAATTTACATTAACTACATACATGTGTCGTACGTTCGAGTTTAGGTTGTTATCAAGTATGATGGCAAGGATGGGGGAGAGTAATGCGTAACGCCTCCTCTTTAATGAGTTTGTAGAAaagacaacaaaacaaatatttaactacAATCTTTAAGCATCAACATCAACACTCGGTAAACAATTGTTAGATTGTACTTGCGAAAAAAGagtagaatatttaaaacataccaacataaatatatttacatccTGCTTAGATAAACACATACAAaccgatatacatacatatttttttcaatttccaaaGGAAGTACGCTTTAGCtatggaaaaaaacaaaatttaaacttgttGGTAATGATGATGGCGGTAAGGGTCATTATGACATGATAATGTTTCCTCATAATCCtcagaatattataaaaactttaactaaattttgtgattttttctgTATAAATGGGAAAACTTTGTTatctttttgtgatttttttttaacgagAAAATGTTGA is part of the Lucilia cuprina isolate Lc7/37 chromosome 3, ASM2204524v1, whole genome shotgun sequence genome and harbors:
- the LOC111684855 gene encoding kappaPI-actitoxin-Avd3c-like, whose amino-acid sequence is MKLLNIFTLLLAALVSYSSAQRCIATLRPPSCIGPRNVGRGGRGCNPRLMWYYDGRARQCRQMRYLGCGGNTNLWCQRATCERRCRRR